The genomic DNA TCGAGGGGGAGGAGCGTCTTCTCAAGGCAGCAAGGCATCAAGAAAGGCGAAATTAGATACCGACGCAGTGTTAAGCGGGTATCTCAAAGGACGACGCGATTTTGCTCAGCAAAACCTCAGCTTGCTCGATTTGCAGGAAGCAGATCTGTCCGGCGGGATTTTTCATCAGGCGAAGTTGCTCAAAACTAATCTCCAAGGCGCAAATTTAACGAATACGAATTTCGGGCGCGCTAATTTAACTCAGTCGAACTTGCGGGATGCGAAGTTGGGGCGAGCGTATTTGAGCTATGCCAATCTCGAAGGAGCCGATTTGCGCGGGGCAGATTTGAGCTATGCTTCGCTCAGCTATGCGAATTTGAAAGGGGCTAATCTCTGCGGCGCGAACTTGAGCAATGCGAAGGTGACGGAAGAGCAACTCGCGCTGGCGAAGACGAACTGGGCGACAGTGCTACCGAGCGGGAAGCGAGGGTTTTGGTAAGTTAATTTGGATAATTAAATGCTACGTTTCCGGTGGAGCGATCGCGCCGTTCGCAGTCCTACGGGTGCTATAGCAGCCAGCAGCAGCCCCCACGCCATTCCTGGTTCGGGAACGTCAACCGGCGGAGTGAAGGCAATCCCAATCGGGCGTTGAAGGCGATCGCTATTGGCGACGAATAATGCCCCAGAATAACCCGAAAGCGGCAGGGGCAAGCCGGTAGAATCGTAGCGCAAAATCGAACCGATATTGTTTTGAGTGAAGTCGAAACCGACGGTAAAGAGATTTCCGTCCGATCCGAAGGCTAAGGAGCCGATAAAATTATTGCTGGGTTGGGTTCCGGTGTAATTGGTCGAGATCGCGCCCTCTAAAATACCTGTCAGCAAGTCGTAGCGTCGAATACCGTTGGCATAATCGCTGACGTACAAATCGCCATCTTGTGGATTAATGGCTAACCCCAAGAAGCTGACAAAGCCAAAACTATCGGGCGAAGGCTCGGGTTGGCGGGCGAAAACCTGCCCTTCTCCAGTTGCGAGATTGTAGCGCAACACCTGACTTTCAAACCGGTAATTCGGAACGCCATTTTCGGCAACGCTGCCCTGCGTCGTCGCATACAAAAAGCCATCGGAACCGAATAGGAGTCCGTTAGGCCCGTTGAGTCCGTCGGCGGTTCCGGTTCCGCGCGCGAACACATCGACAAATTCTCCGGTTTTGCTGTCGTAGCGCAGGATTTCATCGGAGAGAAAGCTGCTGACGTAGAGATTGCCATCCGGCCCAAAAGCCATACCGTAGGGACGGTATAGCCCGTTACCCGAGGCGAAGCGATCGATGAAAGCGCCGGTTTGACCGTTGAAACGCAAGATTGCCGAATTTTCTAGGGTTGTGCCGCTACTGACGTAGACATTTCCGTCTGGGCCGTAAACGATGGTATCGGGGTCAATTAGGCCGCGATCGGCGGTAATAAATTCGCCGAGGAAGTTTCCGGTTACTTCGTCGAAACTGACAATATTATTACCACGGGTATTGCTGACTAAGATCGCTGCTTCGGCACTGGGGAGGCTGGAATTGACGCTCGCGATCGCAGCAACTCCGAAAATACCCGACAAAAAATGATTTTTTTTCATTGTTACAGAGAAAATACCGAGAAACCTCAGTAATATCCTATAACTTTTTCAGTTGAGATCCAGGACTTTGATGCGATAAGATTGGCTCTTCACCAAATCTTTAAGGTTCATGCACGCTCTTTCCTTACCGACTTGGATCATTCACGTTTCTAGTGTCATTGAATGGGTAGCAGCAATGGGGTTAATTTGGCAATACGGAACGCTGAGGAGCGATCGCGCGTGGTATGGATTGTCCTTTGCGATGTTACCCGCCCTAGTTAGCGCCCTCT from Oscillatoria sp. FACHB-1406 includes the following:
- a CDS encoding NHL repeat-containing protein — encoded protein: MKKNHFLSGIFGVAAIASVNSSLPSAEAAILVSNTRGNNIVSFDEVTGNFLGEFITADRGLIDPDTIVYGPDGNVYVSSGTTLENSAILRFNGQTGAFIDRFASGNGLYRPYGMAFGPDGNLYVSSFLSDEILRYDSKTGEFVDVFARGTGTADGLNGPNGLLFGSDGFLYATTQGSVAENGVPNYRFESQVLRYNLATGEGQVFARQPEPSPDSFGFVSFLGLAINPQDGDLYVSDYANGIRRYDLLTGILEGAISTNYTGTQPSNNFIGSLAFGSDGNLFTVGFDFTQNNIGSILRYDSTGLPLPLSGYSGALFVANSDRLQRPIGIAFTPPVDVPEPGMAWGLLLAAIAPVGLRTARSLHRKRSI
- a CDS encoding DUF2499 domain-containing protein, whose protein sequence is MHALSLPTWIIHVSSVIEWVAAMGLIWQYGTLRSDRAWYGLSFAMLPALVSALCACTWHFFENADALRWLVTLQAAMTVLGNCTLCLAAWWIWRSSTVKEQIRE